Proteins encoded by one window of Paenibacillus sp. DCT19:
- a CDS encoding alpha/beta fold hydrolase, whose product MNHWKKQLISLISACLILPVASISAATQESNEVESLVPIREMAEKNGAEVSWQQKTGDITITKNEITIVVKVGEQQAMVNGQAVSLNHPVQLIKGVSLIDVAFLTEALKEAPEDMFMALVSEGKGEEAAKYVHTSMSGVLSPALLSQLWASLEGQNGKITSKPLTKRVENNTVHRNVTYTFKTELTSLSITVRMNPNGLVDDLHIAAATPDVYQTPSYDEPSAYTEQAITIGQGELALPGTLTLPKGEGAFPVVILVHGSGSSNQDAAIGGAKPFRDLAVGLASQGIAVLRYDKVTYEHTYKVASQPKFTLKQESVDQVADAIQLLQKNPQIDSTAIYVAGHSQGGFVMPLIIEEDKQDDIAGAILLAAPSSSFVDALTEQQDELVDRVKQLGLDMQNIKLQADFYKNAAAIVKDPKYSVDHLPDSFPLGAAYWWYEQRDYVPSVLAKTQNTPMLIMQGENDVQVSMKQFQDWKSALQSHTNVTYKSYPKVNHILSSYDGISIGTEYTQPSNVSQDIIDDIAKWVLGSE is encoded by the coding sequence GTGAACCATTGGAAAAAACAACTTATTTCCCTTATTTCCGCATGTCTCATCCTACCAGTAGCATCAATCTCGGCAGCTACACAAGAGTCTAATGAAGTCGAATCGCTGGTTCCAATCCGTGAAATGGCCGAAAAGAATGGTGCAGAGGTATCCTGGCAACAAAAAACAGGGGATATCACGATCACCAAAAATGAAATTACAATTGTCGTTAAAGTAGGAGAGCAGCAGGCAATGGTGAATGGGCAGGCAGTGTCCTTAAATCATCCTGTTCAATTAATTAAAGGGGTTAGCTTAATCGATGTAGCTTTTCTTACAGAAGCATTGAAGGAAGCACCTGAGGATATGTTTATGGCACTTGTGAGCGAGGGGAAGGGTGAGGAGGCAGCTAAGTATGTTCATACCTCTATGAGTGGAGTGTTATCACCCGCGTTATTGAGTCAGCTATGGGCATCATTAGAAGGGCAGAATGGCAAAATTACAAGTAAGCCCCTAACTAAACGTGTAGAAAACAATACGGTGCATCGTAATGTAACATATACGTTTAAGACCGAGCTTACTAGTTTAAGCATTACAGTTAGAATGAATCCTAACGGACTTGTAGATGACTTACACATTGCGGCTGCTACGCCAGATGTTTACCAAACACCAAGCTATGATGAGCCCTCTGCCTATACAGAACAAGCAATTACGATTGGTCAGGGTGAATTAGCCCTACCGGGAACACTTACCTTACCTAAGGGTGAGGGTGCTTTCCCCGTTGTCATTCTTGTACATGGTTCTGGGTCTAGCAATCAAGACGCTGCTATCGGTGGTGCGAAGCCATTCCGCGATCTTGCCGTAGGGTTAGCTTCACAAGGAATTGCCGTATTAAGATATGACAAGGTTACTTATGAACATACCTATAAGGTTGCATCGCAGCCGAAGTTCACATTGAAGCAGGAAAGTGTAGATCAAGTAGCAGATGCAATCCAACTTCTCCAAAAGAATCCACAGATTGATTCTACAGCGATTTATGTGGCCGGACATAGCCAAGGCGGGTTCGTAATGCCGCTCATCATTGAAGAGGATAAACAAGATGACATTGCAGGCGCAATCCTGCTTGCCGCGCCAAGTAGTAGCTTTGTAGATGCGCTCACCGAGCAGCAGGACGAATTGGTAGATCGGGTGAAACAACTTGGTTTAGACATGCAGAATATCAAGCTCCAAGCTGATTTTTACAAAAATGCTGCTGCCATCGTGAAAGACCCTAAATATTCTGTAGATCATCTGCCTGACTCATTCCCGCTTGGGGCTGCTTATTGGTGGTATGAGCAAAGGGATTATGTGCCTTCCGTATTAGCAAAAACACAAAATACCCCTATGTTAATTATGCAAGGGGAAAATGATGTGCAAGTGTCTATGAAGCAATTCCAGGACTGGAAATCGGCTCTGCAAAGTCATACCAATGTAACGTACAAAAGCTATCCAAAGGTAAATCATATTTTATCAAGCTATGACGGAATTTCGATTGGCACAGAGTACACTCAGCCATCCAATGTCTCACAGGATATTATTGATGATATTGCGAAGTGGGTATTAGGATCAGAATGA
- a CDS encoding hemolysin family protein, with translation MDSDGYALKLFMIAFLIGLSAFFVAVEFALVRVRPSRIDQMVAEGNKRALAVKQAVANLDGYLSACQLGITITSLGLGWLGEPTVEKLLHPLFESLQLPEALSSFLSFIIAFIAITYLHVVVGELAPKTIAIRKAETVALLTSTPIIWFNRIMYPFIWLLNGSANQLVKLFGIKPASEHEDAHSEEELQIIINESFESGKINQAEFGYVSRIFAFDEMLAKEIMVPRTDMVCLYLNKSNQENLDIIREEQYTRFPVVNESKDDIIGIINTKQFFLELYGNDEPVDLSSLIQPVSAVHETTPVKDLLKKMQKDGVHIAVLVDEYGGTSGIVTIEDVLEQIVGEIRDEFDADEVEDIQIINEQYVIMDGKVSLSKVNDMFLSNLDADEWDTIGGWLYSHRPEMNEQEEYEFENLTFVLLEKDKNRFYKVAVVPKEPLVMSDYTDENEKES, from the coding sequence ATGGACAGTGACGGGTATGCGTTAAAATTATTTATGATTGCGTTTTTGATAGGATTATCAGCGTTCTTTGTGGCGGTGGAATTCGCCTTGGTGCGGGTACGTCCAAGCCGGATTGATCAAATGGTTGCCGAAGGGAACAAGCGTGCCTTAGCGGTGAAACAAGCAGTGGCTAATCTGGATGGATACTTGTCCGCCTGTCAGCTCGGCATTACAATCACCTCCCTGGGACTTGGTTGGCTCGGTGAACCAACCGTAGAGAAGCTGCTACATCCATTATTCGAAAGCTTGCAATTGCCTGAGGCGCTATCATCTTTCTTATCGTTTATTATCGCATTTATTGCCATTACATACTTGCATGTGGTAGTCGGCGAGCTTGCACCCAAAACGATTGCGATCCGCAAAGCCGAAACGGTTGCGCTGCTAACGTCAACACCGATCATCTGGTTTAACCGAATTATGTATCCATTTATCTGGTTATTGAACGGCTCTGCCAATCAGCTAGTTAAATTGTTCGGTATTAAACCCGCTTCTGAGCATGAAGACGCACACTCGGAGGAAGAGTTACAGATTATCATTAACGAAAGTTTCGAGAGTGGTAAGATCAATCAAGCGGAATTCGGATATGTAAGCCGAATCTTTGCCTTTGATGAAATGTTAGCTAAAGAAATTATGGTACCTCGGACTGATATGGTCTGCCTTTATCTAAATAAATCGAATCAAGAAAATCTGGATATTATTCGTGAAGAGCAATATACTCGTTTTCCTGTAGTGAATGAGAGTAAAGACGATATCATCGGAATCATTAACACCAAGCAATTTTTCTTAGAGTTGTATGGTAATGATGAGCCTGTTGACCTATCCTCCCTCATCCAGCCCGTATCGGCTGTCCATGAGACAACACCTGTCAAAGACTTGCTGAAGAAAATGCAAAAGGATGGCGTACATATCGCCGTATTGGTCGATGAGTATGGTGGGACTTCAGGGATTGTTACCATTGAGGATGTGCTTGAGCAGATCGTTGGCGAGATTCGGGATGAGTTCGATGCGGATGAAGTCGAAGACATTCAGATCATCAATGAACAATATGTCATTATGGATGGTAAAGTATCGTTGTCCAAAGTAAACGATATGTTCTTATCCAACCTCGATGCGGATGAATGGGATACCATTGGTGGTTGGTTATACAGCCATCGTCCAGAGATGAACGAACAGGAAGAATATGAATTCGAGAATCTCACCTTTGTCCTATTGGAAAAAGATAAAAACCGCTTCTATAAAGTTGCTGTCGTTCCGAAGGAACCTCTCGTCATGTCAGACTATACCGATGAAAACGAGAAAGAATCCTAG
- the cls gene encoding cardiolipin synthase, with protein sequence MFWLLIILLIFIFQAGTILLLEFRNPAKAVAWLFILFCVPLIGFVVYYFVAQDYNKRKKLRKGGSRIFREIKETIWQQAHIIEDAQQMKDDRFKHQHRLFNLLSHLSESPITGCNRSQVLTNGEEAFAAMLKEMEQAKHHLHVEFYIFRDDVIGTKFQDVMIRKAQEGVKVRFICDGLGSHKMSWNFIRNLQEAGVEFHYFLPPLIATIDRRVNYRNHRKIVVVDGRIGFVGGINVGDDYLGQYPEVGFWRDTHVQIEGDAVYFLQNTFLNDWKLASGEQITEPQLTELFPPHICSGDERIQILGSGPDQDWDAIQEMCFGAISVACKRIYITTPYFIPDPALYEALKTAAVSGVDVKIIIPYQSDSRLVHLASLSYVEELLRAGVKFYQYRKGFVHAKVMIVDDLLATVGTANMDMRSFFYNFELTAVLFEASAMDHLIQDFERDLHVCSTIDVKVFQQRSQWQKGAEMLSRMLSPLL encoded by the coding sequence ATGTTCTGGCTGCTTATCATATTGCTTATTTTTATTTTTCAAGCAGGCACCATTTTGTTGCTGGAATTCCGTAATCCGGCGAAGGCTGTAGCCTGGTTATTTATTTTGTTTTGCGTTCCCCTGATCGGTTTCGTTGTCTATTATTTCGTCGCTCAGGATTACAATAAACGTAAAAAGCTCCGTAAAGGAGGCTCACGCATTTTTCGTGAGATTAAAGAAACGATATGGCAGCAAGCTCATATCATCGAGGATGCACAGCAGATGAAGGATGACCGTTTTAAGCATCAGCATCGGTTATTCAATTTATTATCTCATCTATCTGAAAGTCCGATAACAGGCTGCAATCGAAGCCAAGTGCTAACGAATGGTGAAGAGGCATTTGCCGCAATGCTGAAAGAGATGGAACAAGCTAAGCATCACCTACATGTCGAATTTTATATTTTCCGTGATGATGTAATTGGTACGAAGTTTCAAGATGTGATGATCCGTAAAGCGCAAGAAGGCGTGAAGGTTCGCTTTATCTGTGATGGGCTCGGAAGTCACAAGATGAGCTGGAATTTTATCCGCAATCTTCAGGAAGCTGGTGTGGAGTTTCATTATTTTCTTCCACCGCTCATTGCTACGATTGATCGCCGGGTCAACTATCGCAATCATCGCAAAATAGTGGTGGTGGATGGACGGATTGGCTTTGTGGGCGGAATCAATGTTGGTGATGATTACTTAGGTCAATATCCAGAGGTTGGATTTTGGCGTGATACCCATGTGCAGATTGAAGGAGATGCCGTCTATTTTCTGCAAAATACATTTCTCAACGATTGGAAGCTTGCTTCCGGTGAGCAGATTACAGAGCCGCAGTTAACAGAGCTATTCCCTCCGCATATATGTAGTGGTGATGAACGCATTCAGATTCTAGGCAGCGGTCCGGATCAGGACTGGGATGCGATTCAGGAGATGTGTTTTGGTGCTATATCGGTAGCTTGTAAACGAATCTATATTACGACTCCTTACTTTATCCCTGACCCTGCATTGTATGAGGCACTTAAGACAGCAGCCGTTAGTGGGGTGGATGTGAAAATTATCATTCCATATCAATCGGATTCTCGGCTTGTGCATCTGGCCTCTCTGTCTTATGTCGAGGAGCTGCTACGTGCAGGTGTGAAGTTTTATCAATATCGGAAGGGCTTCGTGCATGCCAAAGTTATGATCGTGGATGATCTGCTTGCAACTGTAGGCACGGCAAACATGGATATGCGGAGCTTCTTTTATAACTTTGAATTGACTGCCGTGTTGTTCGAGGCTTCGGCTATGGATCATTTAATCCAAGATTTTGAACGTGACCTGCACGTTTGCAGCACAATCGACGTAAAGGTTTTTCAGCAGAGATCACAGTGGCAAAAAGGGGCAGAAATGCTTTCTCGGATGCTTTCACCGCTTCTTTAG
- a CDS encoding YitT family protein, protein MSNVTVKELTSKAADRGVKSSVFTLKLLQRILMILVGAALMAVSLEVFLVPNGVIDGGITGISIMVSELTHLPLGIFLTLLNLPFLILGYKQIGKTFALSTLLGIVVMSIGTSLLHKVPALTPGEPLLGAVFGGLILGVGVGLVIRSGGSLDGTEIVAILLSEKSPLSVGQIVLFINVFIFAGAGFVFGWPNALYSMIAYYIAMKMIDIVNEGLDQSKSVWIISEKYRDIGSALTDRLGRGVTFLDGEGGFSGDEKKIIFVVITRLEEAKLKSIVEDWDPQAFVAIGNIHDVKGGRFKKKGIH, encoded by the coding sequence ATGTCTAATGTAACAGTAAAAGAATTAACATCTAAGGCAGCCGACCGCGGCGTCAAAAGCTCGGTGTTTACATTGAAGCTTCTGCAACGCATTCTAATGATACTCGTTGGTGCTGCACTTATGGCTGTATCACTTGAAGTATTTCTCGTGCCAAATGGCGTTATCGATGGCGGGATTACAGGGATCTCGATTATGGTGTCAGAGCTCACGCATCTGCCACTCGGGATATTCCTGACCTTGCTCAACTTGCCTTTTCTTATTCTAGGTTACAAACAAATTGGTAAAACGTTTGCGTTATCTACGCTGCTTGGGATCGTAGTGATGTCCATTGGGACGTCATTATTGCACAAAGTGCCCGCATTGACGCCAGGAGAGCCGCTGCTCGGAGCAGTATTTGGCGGATTGATTCTAGGGGTAGGTGTTGGTCTGGTTATTCGTTCGGGTGGATCACTTGATGGAACCGAGATCGTTGCTATTTTGCTAAGCGAGAAGTCACCATTATCGGTAGGACAGATCGTATTGTTCATTAACGTATTTATTTTCGCTGGTGCAGGATTTGTATTTGGCTGGCCAAATGCACTGTACAGCATGATTGCTTATTATATTGCGATGAAGATGATCGATATTGTCAACGAAGGATTGGATCAATCCAAATCCGTATGGATTATCAGTGAGAAGTATCGGGATATCGGATCTGCGTTAACAGACCGTCTTGGACGTGGTGTAACCTTTCTCGATGGAGAAGGTGGATTCAGTGGGGATGAGAAGAAAATTATTTTTGTCGTTATCACTCGTCTCGAAGAAGCCAAGTTGAAATCAATCGTAGAAGATTGGGACCCACAAGCCTTTGTAGCGATTGGTAATATACATGATGTGAAGGGCGGACGTTTCAAGAAAAAAGGTATCCATTAG
- a CDS encoding RNA ligase family protein yields the protein MFTPITPFEPISKQTLPTGSNWIAQVKWDGVRMLAYEDGEGLRLINRRQHERTLQYPELALSRNICSAPTYIVDGEIIALDPDTGKPSFYHVLRRDRMSKPDAIAQAVHQMPITYMVFDILYCDGKWVTDQPLVQRQQLLHQVLTPSSHVQEVTNMSDPAALLTVMRQHQMEGIVCKDLSSTYGIRGKDSRWQKVKIMHDLYAMIGGVTFRSGIVNAIAVGVYDGSRFIYIGHVGTGKLNSDTWRKLTTDIQPLIRETNPFHNIPERSAETTWIEPQIGVKVQYMELTHHRTLRHPSIQTFAEVTREDCPASQLMHEEP from the coding sequence ATGTTCACTCCAATCACCCCCTTTGAACCCATATCAAAACAAACTCTACCGACCGGATCGAATTGGATTGCCCAGGTCAAATGGGATGGTGTGCGTATGCTTGCTTATGAGGACGGTGAAGGGCTTAGGCTGATTAACCGAAGACAGCATGAACGAACATTGCAGTATCCAGAGCTTGCTCTGAGCCGCAATATTTGCTCCGCTCCGACTTACATTGTGGATGGTGAGATTATCGCCTTAGATCCCGACACTGGCAAACCTTCCTTTTATCATGTTTTGCGCCGGGATCGCATGAGTAAACCAGATGCAATCGCGCAAGCGGTTCATCAAATGCCGATAACGTATATGGTGTTTGATATTTTGTACTGTGATGGAAAATGGGTTACCGATCAGCCGCTTGTCCAGCGCCAGCAATTGCTCCATCAGGTGCTAACTCCATCCTCCCATGTGCAAGAGGTCACCAATATGTCCGATCCAGCCGCCCTATTGACTGTTATGAGACAGCATCAGATGGAAGGCATCGTCTGTAAGGATCTCTCCAGCACGTATGGAATCCGTGGTAAGGATTCACGCTGGCAGAAAGTGAAAATCATGCATGATCTCTATGCCATGATTGGGGGCGTTACTTTTCGTAGTGGCATTGTTAATGCAATAGCCGTTGGGGTGTATGATGGATCACGCTTTATTTATATCGGTCATGTTGGTACAGGCAAGCTAAACTCTGATACGTGGCGCAAGCTCACTACAGATATACAGCCTCTGATTCGTGAGACCAATCCGTTTCATAACATACCTGAACGAAGTGCAGAGACGACGTGGATCGAGCCACAGATCGGAGTCAAAGTGCAATACATGGAGCTGACTCATCACCGGACGTTGCGCCATCCAAGCATTCAGACATTTGCCGAAGTTACACGGGAGGATTGCCCAGCCAGTCAGCTTATGCATGAAGAGCCGTAG
- a CDS encoding endospore germination permease: protein MIEKGRLNVRQLAILLFLCTIGEQILVFPAMITSYAHEDAWLSAILGVGGGMGVLILFLAAYNLNPRMNLIENTLQTFGSWIGALFSCFYLFYFLISASTFIRELGDFMTTQILPSSPIWVIDLIFVGALAWGLIQGIACIGRTAEVFLPLVVLFLIILLVLLLPQVQLSNIKPVLSNGILDPLKGFVAVLTYPYCELCIFMMLLPYTNQKPHMKKDILLTGMIGGLMLTLTLTMSLLVMGSFLTQHYWFASFMLAQKINIGNFLQRMEAFIACVWIIAVFFKAILFFYGFISGIAHLFRLPSYRSLILPSALIIFSMSILISPNETYYLKVVIPYWIDWDLTCGIALPLLLILIHKLRFRSSKI, encoded by the coding sequence ATGATTGAGAAGGGAAGGTTGAACGTCAGGCAACTGGCCATCCTGCTATTCCTCTGTACGATTGGAGAACAGATCCTCGTATTCCCTGCCATGATAACTTCCTACGCACATGAAGACGCGTGGCTGTCAGCGATACTTGGCGTTGGGGGCGGCATGGGCGTATTAATCCTCTTTCTGGCCGCCTATAATCTTAATCCACGAATGAACCTGATTGAAAATACACTTCAAACTTTTGGTTCTTGGATCGGTGCTCTGTTCAGTTGTTTTTATTTGTTTTATTTTCTAATCAGTGCGTCTACCTTTATCCGGGAACTTGGCGATTTCATGACTACTCAGATCTTACCTTCATCGCCCATATGGGTGATCGATCTAATCTTTGTTGGTGCACTTGCATGGGGACTGATACAGGGGATAGCTTGCATAGGGAGAACTGCGGAGGTGTTCCTTCCTCTGGTTGTATTATTCCTCATCATTCTGCTTGTCTTACTGCTTCCTCAAGTGCAACTGAGCAACATCAAACCTGTTCTCTCCAACGGCATTTTAGATCCTTTGAAAGGTTTTGTCGCTGTACTAACCTATCCCTATTGTGAACTATGTATTTTTATGATGCTGCTTCCCTACACGAATCAAAAGCCCCATATGAAGAAGGATATTCTACTCACAGGTATGATTGGCGGATTAATGTTGACACTAACGTTGACCATGAGTTTGTTAGTCATGGGTTCTTTTCTAACACAGCATTACTGGTTTGCCTCGTTTATGCTGGCTCAGAAAATTAATATAGGCAACTTTCTACAGCGAATGGAAGCCTTTATCGCATGCGTATGGATTATCGCAGTTTTTTTCAAAGCCATTTTGTTTTTTTACGGCTTTATCTCAGGAATTGCCCATCTATTCCGATTGCCCAGCTACCGCTCACTCATCTTACCTAGCGCATTGATCATTTTTAGTATGTCTATCCTTATTTCGCCAAACGAAACCTACTATCTCAAAGTCGTCATTCCCTATTGGATCGACTGGGATCTTACGTGTGGAATTGCTCTTCCCTTGCTGCTTATTCTTATACATAAGCTCCGATTCCGTTCGTCAAAAATATAA
- a CDS encoding VOC family protein, protein MTQPYQIPATTHLGEVSLRISNLERSIQFYTQVVGLKLLERKDSVATFTVDGQHSLLRLEEIPNAVTMPERSSAGLYHFAILLPDRKSLGLALRNLAASGIEIGQGDHLVSEALYISDPDLNGIEIYVDRPRDTWRRDADNNYIMGTDPVDVQGLFDLSANETWAGLPVGTVIGHVHFHVRSLEESRRFYHGVLGFDIVGNFANMSALFISAGGYHHHIGLNIWAGSGAPVNPSDATGIEYFTIVYSSEAERNQAVEQLREAGATLTQQNDVWFTVDPQQIHIRLTAEK, encoded by the coding sequence ATGACCCAACCTTATCAAATTCCCGCTACTACCCATCTAGGCGAAGTTAGTCTGAGAATCAGCAATCTGGAGCGCTCCATTCAATTCTATACGCAAGTGGTAGGTTTGAAACTGCTGGAACGGAAGGATTCTGTTGCAACGTTTACCGTAGATGGACAGCACTCGCTCTTGCGTCTTGAGGAAATTCCTAACGCTGTTACGATGCCTGAACGTTCGTCTGCTGGCTTGTACCATTTTGCAATCCTATTGCCTGATCGTAAGTCGCTTGGCCTGGCTCTGCGCAACCTCGCTGCTTCAGGTATTGAGATTGGGCAAGGGGATCATCTTGTAAGTGAGGCACTGTACATCTCTGATCCTGACCTTAATGGTATCGAAATTTATGTCGATCGTCCGCGGGACACATGGCGGCGCGATGCAGATAATAACTACATCATGGGAACTGATCCCGTCGATGTTCAAGGTTTGTTTGACCTATCTGCGAATGAAACTTGGGCAGGACTTCCGGTAGGCACTGTCATAGGTCATGTTCATTTCCACGTACGTAGTCTGGAAGAATCACGCCGCTTCTATCATGGTGTACTTGGTTTTGATATCGTCGGTAATTTCGCCAACATGTCAGCACTATTCATCTCTGCAGGTGGATACCACCATCATATCGGCCTCAATATCTGGGCAGGTTCAGGAGCACCTGTGAATCCTAGCGATGCTACAGGTATTGAATACTTTACGATTGTGTACTCCAGCGAGGCGGAACGCAATCAGGCTGTAGAGCAGCTACGTGAAGCCGGAGCGACATTAACACAACAAAATGATGTGTGGTTTACCGTCGATCCGCAGCAGATTCACATTCGTCTAACGGCAGAAAAATAA
- a CDS encoding Ku protein, with product MHTVWKGAISFGLVHVPVKMFSATEDKDISMRYIHKVCGSPLAYVRKCPSCEVEVQWEEITKGYEYEKGKFVLFEKDELEALNDSTSKTITILDFVDLTEIDPIYFQKTYYLSPDQAGGNAYQLLMNAMRDTGKIGIAKISIRSKSSLAAIRVLEDCLSMETIFYPDEIRPVSQVPNLPEVQQVNEKELTMAKLLIDQLSTPFEPSKYTDDYRGKLLDLINHKVAGEEIKIAPAKPEANVMDLMAALQASIEAVKPIPTDPGTSTAKPKKRAPKKTAVQAVAGGENDTAPAPAKKRKTTPKKT from the coding sequence ATGCATACTGTCTGGAAAGGTGCTATCAGTTTTGGACTTGTACACGTGCCTGTCAAAATGTTCTCGGCTACCGAAGACAAAGACATCTCCATGCGTTACATTCACAAAGTCTGTGGTAGCCCGCTCGCCTATGTTCGCAAATGTCCTTCCTGTGAAGTTGAAGTGCAGTGGGAAGAGATTACCAAGGGGTACGAATATGAGAAGGGCAAATTTGTTCTGTTCGAAAAAGATGAATTGGAAGCGCTCAACGATTCTACTAGCAAAACCATCACGATTCTCGATTTCGTGGATCTAACTGAAATTGACCCGATTTATTTTCAAAAGACTTATTATCTATCTCCCGATCAGGCGGGAGGGAACGCTTATCAGCTATTAATGAACGCCATGCGAGATACAGGCAAGATCGGGATTGCCAAAATTTCGATCCGCTCCAAAAGCAGCCTAGCCGCTATTCGTGTCCTTGAGGATTGTCTCTCCATGGAGACGATATTCTATCCAGATGAGATCCGTCCCGTCTCACAAGTTCCCAATCTGCCCGAGGTACAGCAAGTCAACGAGAAGGAGCTGACCATGGCGAAGCTCTTGATTGATCAACTCTCTACCCCATTTGAGCCTAGCAAATACACGGATGATTACCGGGGGAAATTGCTGGATCTAATTAATCACAAGGTTGCGGGTGAAGAGATTAAGATCGCTCCTGCCAAACCGGAGGCTAATGTAATGGATCTAATGGCCGCCCTGCAGGCAAGTATCGAGGCTGTTAAGCCGATCCCAACTGATCCTGGTACATCAACAGCCAAGCCGAAGAAACGTGCACCGAAAAAAACGGCCGTTCAAGCTGTCGCCGGGGGCGAAAACGATACTGCTCCTGCGCCTGCGAAAAAGAGAAAAACGACTCCGAAGAAGACATAA
- a CDS encoding H-type small acid-soluble spore protein: protein MDVKRAKAIYDSEDTIAVTLEGDPVWIESVDEANGMATVQVGSRPGNTQTVRVDRLEE, encoded by the coding sequence ATGGATGTTAAGCGTGCCAAAGCGATATATGATTCCGAGGATACGATTGCTGTTACGCTCGAAGGAGATCCCGTTTGGATTGAAAGCGTTGATGAAGCCAATGGGATGGCTACCGTACAGGTAGGAAGTCGTCCTGGTAATACGCAAACGGTTCGTGTGGATCGACTGGAGGAGTAG
- the tsaE gene encoding tRNA (adenosine(37)-N6)-threonylcarbamoyltransferase complex ATPase subunit type 1 TsaE → MNQEHEQWVYDSHGISDTEALASALAGQAMAGMVIALDGDLGAGKTAFSQKFAWHLGVQGVVNSPTFTLIKEYEGRLPLYHMDVYRISLEEADELGLDEYFYGAGVSLVEWSSIIPELLPEEHLHIQIETTGPEDRKITLDGYGEKYAAICRQFRQNGV, encoded by the coding sequence TTGAATCAAGAGCATGAGCAGTGGGTGTATGATTCCCATGGCATTTCAGATACAGAAGCGCTCGCGTCTGCACTCGCTGGACAGGCAATGGCTGGTATGGTGATTGCACTGGATGGTGATCTGGGCGCGGGCAAAACGGCATTTTCACAAAAGTTCGCCTGGCATTTGGGTGTGCAAGGTGTAGTTAACAGTCCTACGTTTACATTGATTAAGGAATATGAGGGACGATTGCCTTTATATCATATGGATGTATACCGTATTTCATTGGAAGAAGCGGATGAGCTTGGACTAGATGAATACTTCTATGGAGCCGGAGTCAGTCTGGTGGAGTGGTCAAGTATCATCCCTGAGCTACTCCCGGAAGAGCATCTGCATATACAGATAGAAACGACCGGGCCAGAGGATCGTAAGATTACGCTGGATGGATACGGTGAGAAGTATGCCGCCATATGCCGGCAGTTCAGACAGAATGGAGTTTAA
- the tsaB gene encoding tRNA (adenosine(37)-N6)-threonylcarbamoyltransferase complex dimerization subunit type 1 TsaB, producing MEDLQKKPRQRFLALDTSTAVMAASVMEDHTLLEERNERAERNHSVHVVPVMEQLLAASGTQPGQLDGIAVGIGPGSYTGIRIAVTAAKTLAWAWDIPVAGVSSLQAMAWGGWHHGLAAKAEAAAEEPAAAGAGGTPSADEGSQSAAKVHWIVPLVDARRGQAYTALFASAGSDAPRRLEPDAIRKMDGWLEALAARIAEAAPGERPAAVWLVGDAGPVEAAAALRCPADTALQLIPYELEGRWVGRLGAAALLAGQRDDVHALVPNYTQLAEAEANLLRKG from the coding sequence ATGGAAGATTTACAAAAAAAGCCGCGTCAGCGGTTTTTGGCGTTGGATACGTCTACAGCGGTGATGGCTGCCTCAGTGATGGAGGATCACACGCTGCTTGAGGAACGAAATGAACGGGCAGAGCGTAATCATTCCGTGCATGTTGTGCCCGTAATGGAGCAGCTCTTGGCTGCGAGTGGAACACAGCCCGGACAATTAGACGGCATTGCCGTTGGCATTGGGCCAGGATCATACACAGGCATCCGCATTGCGGTGACGGCGGCCAAAACCCTTGCCTGGGCATGGGACATCCCCGTTGCCGGGGTGTCCAGCCTTCAGGCAATGGCCTGGGGCGGCTGGCATCATGGCCTCGCCGCCAAGGCCGAAGCTGCGGCAGAGGAACCTGCCGCAGCAGGGGCTGGCGGAACGCCATCCGCGGACGAGGGCAGCCAGTCGGCTGCCAAGGTCCACTGGATCGTTCCGCTCGTGGATGCGCGGCGCGGTCAAGCGTATACCGCGCTGTTCGCCTCCGCCGGGAGCGATGCGCCCCGGCGGCTTGAGCCTGATGCCATCCGCAAGATGGACGGATGGCTGGAAGCCCTCGCCGCCCGCATCGCGGAGGCGGCGCCGGGAGAGCGGCCCGCTGCCGTCTGGCTTGTCGGCGATGCGGGGCCAGTCGAAGCTGCGGCTGCGCTGCGCTGCCCAGCAGATACGGCGCTACAGCTCATTCCATATGAGCTGGAAGGCCGTTGGGTCGGGCGGCTTGGCGCCGCCGCGCTGCTTGCAGGTCAGCGGGATGACGTGCATGCGCTGGTGCCGAACTACACCCAGCTGGCTGAGGCGGAAGCCAATTTACTGCGAAAAGGCTGA